Proteins encoded within one genomic window of Triticum aestivum cultivar Chinese Spring chromosome 2D, IWGSC CS RefSeq v2.1, whole genome shotgun sequence:
- the LOC123051558 gene encoding thiamine pyrophosphokinase 2 isoform X2 produces the protein MRICADGGANRIFDEMSQMTNDLDRNRYIPEIVEGDMDSIRPEVKRFYSSQGSKISDKSHNQETTDLHKCISSIRHRTPDHEKANLCVLVTGALGGRFDHEAANINVLYVFSDMRIVLLSDDCLIQLLPKTHHHEIYIESSVEGPHCGIFPIGAPSTSTTTTGLKWNLSDAEMRFGSMISTSNIVDSDKVTVQSDADLLWTISLRNLT, from the exons ATGAGAATATGTGCTGATGGTGGAGCCAATCGTATTTTTGACGAGATGTCTCAAATGACAAATGACCTGGACAGAAATAG GTATATTCCAGAAATAGTTGAAGGGGATATGGATTCTATAAGGCCAGAAGTTAAAAGATTTTACTCTAGTCAG GGATCCAAAATTTCTGATAAATCACATAACCAAGAGACAACAGATTTGCACAAGTGTATTTCCAGTATCCGCCATCGCACACCTGATCATGAAAAAGCTAAT CTTTGTGTTCTTGTTACTGGAGCACTTGGTGGAAGGTTTGATCATGAGGCTGCAAATATCAATGTTCTCTATGTGTTCTCGGACATGCGAATTGTCCTTCTGTCAGATGATTGCTTGATCCAACTTCTTCCCAAAACGCATCACCATGAGATCTATATTGAGTCCTCTGTAGAAGGACCGCATTGTGGAATTTTTCCTATTGGAGCACCATCTACAAGCACTACAACCACTGGCCTCAAGTGGAACCTGA GTGATGCAGAGATGAGATTTGGGAGCATGATAAGCACATCCAACATCGTGGATTCAGATAAAGTAACCGTGCAGTCAGATGCAGATCTTCTGTGGACAATTTCTCTTCGAAATCTGACCTGA
- the LOC123048707 gene encoding uncharacterized protein, producing MAAAGSSAAWKRWLRPEVYPIFAATGVAVSICAMQLIRNITTNPEVRVTKENRAAGIQENFDEGKRYSQHGFRKFIDRQRPEIMPAINNFFSDPPKY from the exons ATGGCGGCCGCTGGTTCCTCCGCCGCCTGGAAGCGCTGGCTCCGCCCTGAG GTGTACCCGATCTTCGCGGCGACCGGCGTGGCTGTCTCCATCTGCGCCATGCAGCTCATCCGCAACATCACCACCAACCCGGAAGTCAG GGTGACCAAGGAGAACCGGGCGGCGGGGATCCAGGAGAACTTCGACGAGGGGAAGCGCTACTCGCAGCACGGCTTCAGGAAGTTCATCGACCGCCAGCGCCCCGAGATCATGCCGGCGATCAACAACTTCTTCTCCGACCCTCCCAAGTATTAG
- the LOC123051558 gene encoding thiamine pyrophosphokinase 2 isoform X1, producing MLWRTIRSMEVMAHSSSFLLPKLHQPAKTPANNYTLVVLNQQLPRFMPRLWAQAKMRICADGGANRIFDEMSQMTNDLDRNRYIPEIVEGDMDSIRPEVKRFYSSQGSKISDKSHNQETTDLHKCISSIRHRTPDHEKANLCVLVTGALGGRFDHEAANINVLYVFSDMRIVLLSDDCLIQLLPKTHHHEIYIESSVEGPHCGIFPIGAPSTSTTTTGLKWNLSDAEMRFGSMISTSNIVDSDKVTVQSDADLLWTISLRNLT from the exons ATGCTGTGGCGCACGATTCGCAGTATGGAGGTGATGGCGCATTCTTCTAGTTTCCTTCTTCCGAAATTGCATCAGCCTGCCAAGACTCCAGCAAACAACTATACTCTGGTTGTTCTTAACCAGCAGCTTCCACGGTTCATGCCTCGCCTCTGGGCTCAAG CAAAGATGAGAATATGTGCTGATGGTGGAGCCAATCGTATTTTTGACGAGATGTCTCAAATGACAAATGACCTGGACAGAAATAG GTATATTCCAGAAATAGTTGAAGGGGATATGGATTCTATAAGGCCAGAAGTTAAAAGATTTTACTCTAGTCAG GGATCCAAAATTTCTGATAAATCACATAACCAAGAGACAACAGATTTGCACAAGTGTATTTCCAGTATCCGCCATCGCACACCTGATCATGAAAAAGCTAAT CTTTGTGTTCTTGTTACTGGAGCACTTGGTGGAAGGTTTGATCATGAGGCTGCAAATATCAATGTTCTCTATGTGTTCTCGGACATGCGAATTGTCCTTCTGTCAGATGATTGCTTGATCCAACTTCTTCCCAAAACGCATCACCATGAGATCTATATTGAGTCCTCTGTAGAAGGACCGCATTGTGGAATTTTTCCTATTGGAGCACCATCTACAAGCACTACAACCACTGGCCTCAAGTGGAACCTGA GTGATGCAGAGATGAGATTTGGGAGCATGATAAGCACATCCAACATCGTGGATTCAGATAAAGTAACCGTGCAGTCAGATGCAGATCTTCTGTGGACAATTTCTCTTCGAAATCTGACCTGA